A region of Paenibacillus sp. 37 DNA encodes the following proteins:
- a CDS encoding S-layer homology domain-containing protein, protein MFQPKKKRPRIRRTMSGLIALTLLSSLVFPSIAGAEPVEPAQVQFANVSVQAGQTVHVPVALKKSYFGVKAYNMQIDYDTSALEIVRITPKSINAITTSPNEDGVADFQYEINSAEGWVRIIWVDFTGGDHSIVDETQLFDMEIKAKSNATPGTKQLSVDQTDSEHWHFTNVEHQSYTELSGGTITITAANSGGDNSGSTPTPNPGNSSGGGGGSVSPTSPVITPVPSTPAVNKGVDIYVNGQKQEQSASATTSTVNNLVTTTVHVDNDKVINQIGSGLRTLLLPITGTGKGAVVGELNGKLVKTMEGSNAEVVIQTDSGTYTLPANQIQIDQVLNQFGSTVPMEDITIQIAIAPSATSKQSAIQAAVDKMQNTSVVAAPVDFEVKAIWNGQQVNVDRFNSYVERSITLPEGVDGSKITTGVVLQPDGSLLHVPTKVIKGNGHDSAVINSLTNSTYALIYHPTTFSDVTSHWSRDDVQDLASRLIVQGTGENVFAPDRSITRAEFTAVLLRGLGLHSPISTEAASFTDVKTGSWYEGEVQTAVSYGLISGYADDSFRPNSEISRAEALTIVSRAMKLVGLAQADASETTSLLSTYSDSAKVQAWAAEPVASAIKQELVQGADGKLMSDADISRAQSAAIVKRLLAKAGLI, encoded by the coding sequence ATGTTTCAACCGAAAAAGAAACGTCCAAGAATCAGAAGAACAATGTCAGGTCTTATCGCACTGACGCTACTCTCGTCTCTGGTATTCCCGAGTATAGCTGGGGCAGAACCGGTAGAACCAGCACAAGTACAATTTGCAAATGTAAGCGTACAAGCAGGGCAGACCGTTCATGTACCCGTTGCATTGAAGAAGTCATATTTCGGGGTGAAAGCTTATAATATGCAGATTGATTATGATACGTCTGCACTGGAAATTGTTCGGATCACTCCTAAATCGATCAACGCCATCACCACATCCCCAAATGAAGATGGTGTAGCAGATTTTCAGTACGAAATTAACAGTGCGGAAGGCTGGGTTCGAATCATATGGGTCGATTTTACCGGGGGTGACCATTCAATTGTAGATGAAACCCAATTATTTGATATGGAGATCAAAGCCAAAAGCAACGCGACGCCTGGAACGAAACAGCTATCCGTAGATCAAACGGATTCAGAACATTGGCATTTTACGAATGTGGAACATCAGAGCTACACTGAATTGTCCGGTGGAACAATCACAATTACAGCAGCAAACTCAGGTGGTGACAATTCTGGTTCGACACCTACACCGAATCCTGGTAACTCTTCGGGTGGAGGAGGAGGAAGTGTATCGCCAACCTCCCCTGTCATTACCCCTGTTCCATCGACTCCGGCGGTAAACAAAGGTGTAGACATCTATGTCAACGGACAGAAACAGGAACAATCTGCATCGGCTACCACATCAACGGTAAACAATCTGGTTACCACTACTGTTCACGTGGATAATGACAAAGTCATCAATCAGATTGGAAGTGGACTAAGAACGCTTCTGCTACCGATTACAGGTACTGGCAAGGGTGCGGTCGTTGGCGAACTGAACGGCAAATTGGTTAAAACGATGGAAGGAAGTAATGCCGAAGTTGTCATTCAGACAGACAGTGGTACGTACACTCTCCCGGCAAATCAGATTCAGATTGATCAGGTTCTGAACCAATTTGGAAGCACTGTTCCAATGGAAGATATCACCATTCAAATCGCTATTGCACCTAGTGCCACATCCAAGCAATCAGCCATTCAGGCCGCAGTGGATAAGATGCAAAATACTTCGGTCGTTGCAGCTCCAGTTGATTTTGAAGTAAAAGCCATCTGGAATGGACAACAAGTTAATGTGGATCGTTTCAACTCTTATGTAGAGCGCTCCATCACATTGCCAGAGGGAGTGGATGGTTCAAAGATCACGACTGGTGTTGTGCTTCAGCCTGATGGCAGCCTTCTGCACGTGCCGACTAAGGTTATCAAAGGCAATGGACATGATTCTGCTGTTATTAACAGCTTGACGAACAGTACTTACGCCTTGATCTATCACCCGACAACATTCAGTGATGTCACGAGTCACTGGAGTCGGGATGACGTACAGGATCTGGCATCCCGTCTGATCGTACAAGGTACTGGTGAGAACGTGTTTGCGCCAGACCGGAGTATTACGCGGGCAGAGTTTACGGCTGTTCTGTTAAGAGGTTTGGGTCTGCACTCCCCGATTAGCACAGAAGCGGCATCGTTCACAGATGTGAAGACTGGCAGCTGGTATGAGGGTGAGGTTCAGACGGCAGTGTCCTACGGCCTGATCTCAGGTTATGCTGATGACAGCTTCCGTCCGAACAGCGAAATTTCTCGTGCTGAAGCGCTGACCATTGTATCACGTGCGATGAAACTGGTCGGTCTGGCACAGGCCGATGCTTCAGAGACAACAAGTCTGCTGAGCACATACAGCGATAGCGCTAAAGTACAAGCATGGGCAGCAGAGCCGGTTGCATCGGCAATTAAACAAGAGCTGGTACAAGGTGCTGATGGCAAACTGATGTCAGATGCAGACATTAGTCGTGCACAGTCAGCCGCGATTGTGAAAAGGTTACTTGCAAAAGCTGGACTAATCTAA
- a CDS encoding dockerin type I domain-containing protein: protein MKGKQNKKRLKPILKKSMLTALGLGIALPIGGTLPQADAGAIGPVINISRPVLNDGINWFSYSSEENNPSFVSDVPIEVTINNIVRINLSTHFRSDEYSTLTAISSDSNIAETYVETRQDENTQTPISTLVVIPRQSGIINIELKANYMISGAPETVTDNIELYISKKGDVNADGKVNSLDAADLFNYLRNMMTRRSFSYVEMNRMDVDRNMEPTLGDMDALLIGYKGKTLGGKNNDYVLTFKQVDDAPYVLNGELKNAMLIGNEIGVSHYIMDIDYNDYINTPSYQWYRATEASREDMVPIEGETGAKYTVKDEDEGYYLVLEVITQSTWDSNTEPRKVYIVGKEKIQRLD, encoded by the coding sequence TTGAAGGGGAAACAAAACAAAAAACGGCTTAAGCCGATATTGAAAAAAAGCATGTTGACTGCGCTCGGATTGGGTATTGCACTGCCTATAGGTGGAACGCTCCCGCAGGCTGACGCAGGTGCAATTGGTCCGGTAATAAACATTTCACGACCAGTTCTTAACGATGGCATCAACTGGTTTAGTTATTCATCGGAAGAAAATAATCCTTCTTTTGTGTCCGATGTGCCTATCGAGGTAACCATCAATAATATCGTCAGAATCAATCTAAGTACACATTTTCGATCCGATGAGTATAGTACGCTCACAGCTATCTCAAGTGATAGCAATATAGCTGAGACTTATGTAGAAACGAGACAAGATGAGAATACGCAAACGCCTATCAGTACATTGGTGGTTATTCCTCGCCAAAGCGGCATAATCAACATCGAATTGAAAGCAAATTATATGATCTCTGGTGCACCAGAAACGGTTACGGATAACATTGAACTTTACATTAGTAAAAAAGGGGATGTAAATGCAGACGGGAAAGTGAATTCTTTGGATGCAGCTGACCTTTTCAATTATCTTCGTAACATGATGACTCGCCGCAGCTTTTCTTATGTAGAGATGAACCGAATGGATGTGGATCGTAATATGGAACCCACTCTGGGGGACATGGATGCTTTGTTAATAGGATACAAAGGCAAAACACTTGGTGGAAAAAACAATGACTATGTGTTGACCTTTAAACAAGTAGATGATGCGCCGTATGTACTAAATGGTGAATTGAAGAATGCCATGTTAATTGGAAATGAAATTGGCGTTAGTCATTATATAATGGATATTGATTACAATGATTACATTAATACTCCTTCTTACCAGTGGTACCGCGCAACGGAAGCTTCGAGAGAAGATATGGTGCCAATCGAGGGGGAAACAGGAGCAAAGTATACCGTTAAAGATGAGGACGAAGGTTATTATCTTGTGCTCGAAGTTATTACTCAGTCCACTTGGGACTCGAATACGGAGCCTAGAAAAGTATACATTGTTGGAAAAGAAAAAATACAACGCCTTGATTAA
- a CDS encoding ATP-binding cassette domain-containing protein, with translation MKILEVKNVKKSYTLYGKERVPVLHGLNLSFETGEFVSILGESGCGKSTLMNIIGGMDSDYEGDVVVRGKNLSSMTEKEMDDYRKNNIGFVFQNFNLIPHLSVLENVTIAMQMTDTNEKDRNQRAVDILTEVGLKDHLNKRPNQLSGGQKQRVSIARALSNNPDIILADEPTGALDRENGDQILALLDSIAKKGMLVIAVTHSQKVADSGTRIVKVEEGRISDDIHLKDPSTAVYESGQGSSRSLGLLASFKMALKNMKLNAKRNVLVALGGSIGILSVLLMLSLGNGITTYMNDEINSSMDPLLVDITKPSEEAKDMQGPEALMAPGEPFTEADVETIRNFPNVDHVETITTITGKSTMVNEKQSVGLTQLTTLTDAFDPALMTTGVLPAENEILLPLDTANKLSGNDQADSMIGKSVFLYINEMDSNNKPVTLEKEVTISGIYEAADQRSPMQQSPGYISSETLEQMYADKGITIGPIQVNAYATDMKYVNDINEAAVDAGFAGSQMAKVMENITTYVSMASIVLAGIAGISLIVSGIMILVVLYISVVERTKEIGILRAIGARKKDIKRIFFSESALLGIFSGIIAVIFAVIISYVLNILLDNAFGAKLINLSGYYILFGLVVSTAISIVAGLMPSSKAAKLDPMESLRYE, from the coding sequence ATGAAAATACTAGAAGTTAAAAATGTGAAGAAATCCTACACCTTATATGGAAAAGAAAGAGTTCCGGTACTCCACGGTTTGAACTTAAGTTTTGAGACAGGGGAATTTGTCTCCATCCTTGGCGAATCTGGCTGCGGTAAGTCAACGCTGATGAATATCATTGGTGGCATGGACTCCGATTATGAAGGGGACGTTGTTGTTCGTGGCAAGAACTTAAGTTCCATGACCGAGAAAGAAATGGATGATTATCGGAAGAATAACATCGGCTTTGTCTTTCAAAATTTCAATCTGATCCCGCATCTGTCTGTCCTCGAAAATGTGACGATTGCGATGCAAATGACGGATACCAATGAGAAGGATCGCAACCAACGTGCTGTTGATATTTTGACAGAGGTCGGGCTGAAGGATCATCTGAACAAACGTCCCAACCAGTTATCTGGCGGTCAGAAGCAACGGGTTTCCATCGCACGGGCGTTATCCAACAATCCGGATATTATTCTTGCAGATGAACCAACGGGTGCTCTGGATAGGGAAAACGGAGATCAAATCCTCGCTCTGCTCGACAGTATAGCCAAAAAAGGAATGCTGGTGATTGCCGTAACTCACTCGCAGAAGGTCGCTGACTCCGGTACACGGATTGTGAAGGTTGAAGAGGGGCGCATTAGTGACGATATTCACCTGAAAGATCCTTCTACGGCTGTTTACGAGAGTGGTCAGGGTTCTTCCCGGAGCCTGGGCTTGCTTGCTTCGTTCAAGATGGCACTCAAGAATATGAAACTCAACGCCAAGCGTAATGTTCTGGTAGCATTGGGTGGATCGATAGGTATATTAAGTGTACTCCTGATGCTCTCCTTGGGGAATGGTATAACGACGTATATGAATGACGAAATCAATTCAAGTATGGACCCTTTGCTCGTGGATATAACCAAGCCGAGTGAAGAAGCCAAGGACATGCAAGGTCCTGAGGCCTTGATGGCACCAGGTGAACCTTTTACCGAAGCTGATGTTGAGACGATCCGCAATTTTCCTAATGTGGATCATGTAGAGACAATTACAACTATTACAGGCAAATCCACTATGGTGAATGAAAAACAAAGTGTAGGACTCACACAGTTAACGACATTAACGGATGCTTTTGATCCAGCACTGATGACAACGGGGGTTCTCCCGGCAGAAAATGAGATATTGTTACCCCTCGATACGGCGAATAAATTAAGCGGAAATGACCAAGCTGATTCCATGATCGGCAAGTCTGTGTTTCTATATATCAATGAGATGGATAGTAATAATAAACCAGTGACCTTGGAGAAAGAAGTAACGATCTCAGGGATCTATGAAGCCGCAGATCAACGATCTCCAATGCAACAATCCCCGGGATACATTTCATCAGAGACGTTGGAGCAAATGTATGCGGACAAAGGAATAACAATCGGGCCAATTCAAGTTAACGCCTATGCAACCGATATGAAATATGTAAATGATATCAATGAAGCTGCTGTGGATGCTGGTTTCGCAGGCTCTCAAATGGCCAAGGTCATGGAGAATATCACTACATATGTAAGTATGGCTTCCATTGTACTCGCGGGTATTGCAGGCATTTCGTTGATCGTATCCGGTATTATGATACTGGTTGTACTCTATATTAGTGTCGTGGAACGGACGAAAGAGATCGGGATACTGCGGGCGATTGGAGCAAGAAAGAAGGATATCAAACGAATATTCTTCTCCGAATCTGCCTTATTAGGCATATTTAGTGGTATTATTGCTGTAATCTTTGCAGTGATCATAAGTTATGTGTTAAATATACTTCT
- a CDS encoding amidohydrolase, which translates to MSILIQQATILTMKDADAPFTGDIRVEGDRITQIADHIVPQPQDEIIDGRNKVAMPGLINAHQHTPMSLLRGFSDDLKLMDWLERKMLPAEARMNPEDIYWGAKLSIAEMIRSGTTAFADMYIHMNEIAEAVKQTGMRASLTRGMVFMEDDGGRRLQEAIDLVQRWSGAAEGRITTMYGPHSPYTCPMEPLREVVAMAVTEDIPLHIHLAETKEEVVKIRERYGMTPTEYLEEAGMFEQAHVLLAHGVHLNRRDISRLKGMRGGVAHNPVSNLKLGCGIAPITEMLAQGINVGIGTDGAGSATTVDMFEEIKAATWLQKLDYGDPTCLPAKDVLSMATRGSASLLGLQDEVGMLEVGCKADLILIDLAKPHLQPVHEVESLLAYSVNGADVDTTIVNGQILMQGRKLLTIDENELYREVKVRAKRIVEGI; encoded by the coding sequence ATGAGTATACTGATTCAGCAAGCTACGATCCTGACGATGAAAGATGCCGATGCCCCCTTCACGGGGGATATTCGTGTTGAGGGAGATCGCATTACGCAGATTGCTGATCACATTGTGCCTCAACCGCAAGATGAGATTATCGATGGTCGCAATAAGGTTGCCATGCCAGGACTGATTAATGCCCACCAACATACACCAATGAGCCTGCTCCGGGGATTCTCGGATGATCTGAAGCTGATGGACTGGCTCGAACGCAAAATGTTGCCTGCCGAAGCGCGGATGAACCCGGAAGATATCTATTGGGGGGCCAAGTTATCCATTGCCGAGATGATCCGTTCGGGTACCACTGCGTTTGCGGATATGTATATCCATATGAACGAGATTGCAGAAGCGGTGAAGCAAACGGGTATGCGGGCATCGCTTACACGTGGAATGGTATTCATGGAGGATGATGGGGGACGCAGGTTGCAAGAGGCGATCGATCTTGTACAGCGCTGGTCTGGAGCGGCCGAGGGGAGGATTACAACCATGTATGGACCGCACTCTCCCTACACTTGTCCCATGGAGCCGCTCCGTGAAGTCGTTGCCATGGCTGTGACGGAGGATATCCCGCTGCATATTCATCTGGCTGAGACGAAGGAAGAAGTTGTGAAGATTCGTGAACGTTATGGCATGACACCGACAGAGTATTTGGAAGAGGCGGGTATGTTCGAACAGGCACATGTGTTGCTTGCGCATGGTGTACACCTCAATCGAAGGGATATCAGCAGATTGAAGGGTATGCGCGGTGGTGTAGCACATAATCCGGTCAGCAATCTGAAGCTGGGATGTGGAATTGCTCCGATTACCGAGATGTTGGCCCAGGGGATTAACGTGGGGATCGGAACCGACGGAGCGGGAAGTGCCACAACCGTGGATATGTTCGAAGAGATCAAAGCCGCGACCTGGCTGCAAAAGCTGGACTATGGCGATCCCACTTGCTTGCCAGCCAAGGATGTACTAAGCATGGCTACACGTGGAAGTGCTAGTCTGCTTGGTCTACAGGATGAAGTGGGTATGCTTGAGGTGGGGTGCAAAGCTGATCTGATCCTGATCGATCTGGCAAAACCACATCTTCAACCGGTACATGAGGTAGAATCGTTACTGGCTTACAGTGTAAATGGGGCGGATGTGGACACAACGATTGTGAACGGTCAGATCCTCATGCAAGGCAGGAAGTTGTTAACGATTGATGAGAATGAACTTTACCGTGAGGTGAAGGTTAGAGCCAAACGGATTGTTGAGGGAATTTAA